The uncultured Sunxiuqinia sp. genome has a segment encoding these proteins:
- a CDS encoding PAS domain-containing protein, producing MKSKKLRKEAEQLASDKYADIANLSAHDIQKIVYELEVHRIELEMQNDELRSFQKELEDERANFADLYNHAPVGYISIDKNQLVLQANETIASMLQCSRETFENQKITNFVHWDDKDRFYLFIRNIQKKGEPRSCQLRLNTPKSKCVYANLEANLKKDNYIRIAITNITNLVEAQRRAEESEKFLNLTGEISKVGGWRLDLKSNQVIWSRTTGRIHELPDDFIPSLDEAISYYHEEDQTLVRNSVEKAIKEGVAYEFEARLITAKGNLVWVNAIGKPEMRDGKCIGMSGSFQDITERKKAQEALLRSEKEFRLLAESMPQIVWITLPDGMNIYFNKQWVDYTGLSLEESYGDGWNIPFHPDDQKRAWNAWNTAVKNNDNYSIECRLQRKDGEYFWWLVRGVPILDEKGDIVKWFGTCTDIQSIKDSEKELLQAKEKAEESTRLKSAFLANMSHEIRTPMNGILGFTSLLKNPKLTGKQKERFIDIIEKSGHRMLSTINDIVDISKIESGQVEVKISEINLNNQLEELYEFFLPETKKKNLRFSIANRPTDQQASFKSDKEKINSILTNFIKNAIKYTHVGSIEFGYSINKKNNDTKLEFYVTDTGIGIPKERQEAIFNRFVQADIEDKNVYQGSGLGLAISKAYAEMLGGYIWVESVEGVGSQFYFTIPYETNNNEIDEKNTIGSKKQPAVKSGLKVLIVDDDELVVMYLEAVLQKYKEEVIIAKTGTEAVEMCRNNSELDIVLMDIKMPGIDGYEATRRIREFNKDIFILAQTAYAQSEDREKAIEAGCDEYISKPINQTKLMEIISNRF from the coding sequence ATGAAAAGTAAGAAGTTGAGAAAAGAGGCAGAGCAATTGGCTTCAGATAAATACGCCGACATTGCGAATTTGTCGGCTCACGACATACAGAAAATTGTCTATGAGCTGGAAGTACACCGGATTGAGCTTGAAATGCAGAATGATGAACTAAGAAGTTTTCAAAAAGAGCTGGAAGACGAAAGGGCAAACTTTGCCGACTTATACAATCACGCACCGGTAGGCTATATTTCAATTGACAAAAACCAACTGGTTTTGCAGGCAAATGAAACAATCGCGAGTATGCTTCAGTGTTCCAGGGAGACCTTTGAAAATCAGAAAATAACCAATTTCGTACACTGGGACGACAAAGATCGTTTTTATCTGTTTATTCGAAACATCCAGAAAAAGGGAGAACCGAGATCTTGTCAATTAAGACTGAATACACCAAAGAGCAAATGTGTTTATGCAAATTTAGAAGCGAATCTGAAAAAAGACAATTACATACGCATCGCTATTACCAATATTACTAATCTAGTTGAAGCTCAACGAAGAGCCGAAGAAAGCGAGAAGTTTCTTAATCTTACCGGAGAAATCTCAAAAGTGGGCGGCTGGCGATTAGATTTGAAATCGAATCAGGTAATTTGGAGTCGAACAACAGGAAGGATTCATGAATTGCCGGATGATTTTATCCCAAGTCTTGATGAAGCCATCTCCTATTATCATGAGGAAGATCAAACATTGGTAAGGAATAGCGTAGAGAAAGCGATAAAAGAAGGAGTGGCTTATGAATTTGAAGCTCGCCTAATTACTGCAAAAGGAAATTTGGTGTGGGTGAATGCCATTGGTAAACCAGAAATGCGAGATGGAAAATGTATCGGAATGTCGGGATCATTCCAGGATATTACCGAACGAAAGAAAGCACAGGAAGCATTACTCAGAAGTGAAAAAGAATTTCGCTTATTAGCAGAATCCATGCCCCAAATTGTATGGATTACGCTTCCTGATGGGATGAACATCTATTTCAATAAACAATGGGTAGATTATACCGGATTAAGTTTGGAAGAAAGCTACGGCGACGGCTGGAATATACCCTTCCACCCTGACGATCAGAAACGTGCATGGAATGCATGGAATACTGCAGTTAAAAACAATGATAATTATTCTATTGAGTGCCGGTTGCAAAGGAAGGATGGAGAGTATTTTTGGTGGTTAGTTCGAGGAGTCCCTATCCTTGATGAAAAGGGAGATATTGTAAAGTGGTTTGGGACATGCACAGATATACAGAGCATTAAAGATTCAGAGAAAGAACTTCTACAAGCCAAAGAAAAAGCAGAAGAAAGCACCCGCCTAAAATCAGCCTTTCTCGCTAACATGAGTCATGAGATTCGGACACCCATGAATGGCATTCTGGGTTTTACAAGCCTTCTGAAAAACCCAAAACTTACTGGTAAACAGAAAGAAAGATTTATTGACATTATTGAAAAAAGTGGACACCGCATGCTAAGTACCATTAACGACATTGTTGATATCTCAAAAATTGAATCGGGGCAAGTTGAGGTTAAAATTTCTGAGATTAATTTGAACAATCAATTGGAAGAACTTTATGAATTTTTCCTGCCCGAAACGAAAAAAAAGAACCTCCGGTTTTCCATTGCAAATCGGCCTACTGACCAACAAGCTAGTTTTAAATCAGATAAAGAGAAGATAAATTCGATACTCACCAACTTCATCAAAAACGCAATAAAATACACTCATGTCGGCAGTATTGAGTTTGGCTATTCGATCAATAAAAAAAACAACGATACGAAACTCGAGTTTTATGTGACGGATACAGGTATCGGCATTCCAAAGGAAAGACAGGAAGCCATATTTAATCGTTTTGTTCAAGCCGATATCGAAGATAAAAACGTTTATCAAGGATCAGGATTGGGATTGGCTATTTCGAAAGCTTATGCCGAAATGTTAGGTGGATATATTTGGGTGGAAAGTGTGGAAGGAGTCGGTTCTCAGTTTTACTTTACAATTCCTTACGAAACAAACAACAACGAAATTGATGAAAAGAACACGATAGGTTCGAAAAAACAACCAGCTGTAAAAAGTGGATTAAAAGTACTTATTGTTGACGATGACGAGCTTGTTGTGATGTACTTAGAGGCCGTGCTTCAGAAATATAAAGAAGAGGTGATAATTGCAAAAACGGGGACTGAAGCCGTGGAGATGTGCCGTAATAATTCGGAACTAGACATCGTTCTAATGGATATTAAAATGCCTGGCATAGATGGATACGAGGCAACGCGACGAATACGTGAATTCAACAAAGACATATTTATCTTAGCGCAAACAGCCTACGCACAATCGGAGGATCGGGAAAAGGCAATTGAAGCAGGATGCGATGAGTATATTTCGAAGCCAATAAACCAAACAAAATTGATGGAAATTATATCGAATCGTTTTTAG
- a CDS encoding effector binding domain-containing protein translates to MDFNPLKELEKWAAVEVSDFDEVPEEMDRLVVPQGQYSIFQYKGKPSEAQKTFQYIYGVGLPGSIYEMDDRPYLDRMGEKYHGEDSNSEEEFWIPIRKK, encoded by the coding sequence ATCGATTTCAATCCGTTAAAAGAGTTAGAAAAGTGGGCGGCAGTTGAAGTATCCGACTTTGATGAAGTTCCCGAAGAAATGGATCGACTAGTGGTTCCTCAAGGTCAATATTCCATATTTCAATACAAAGGGAAACCCAGTGAAGCACAAAAAACATTTCAATATATTTATGGGGTTGGGCTGCCAGGCTCTATCTATGAAATGGACGACAGACCTTATCTGGACCGAATGGGAGAAAAATATCACGGTGAAGATTCTAATTCGGAAGAAGAGTTTTGGATACCGATCAGGAAAAAATAA
- a CDS encoding transporter substrate-binding domain-containing protein — MILKTTFKFRYRLLLILSFLIVSCSQEQKNDKARSKSNPIEWDLKEIKETGKLRALTVYSSTTYFLYRGRPMGYEYELLERFVDYLDVSLELIVVKNVDELFEKLNAGEGDIVAHGLTITSLRKREVSFTDYLYLTKQVLVQKKPDNWRTMHWNTLENALIEDPMELLNDTVSIRRNSSYSERIVNLSEELGGQIYVDTLPGEMATDEIIKEVARGNIEYTIADQNIASIMASYYPILDIDVPVSFSQRISWATRHNSPNLLKATNEWLKELKKEVDYNVIYNKYFKNTRDFRRRVRSDFYSLNNQEISPYDDLIKTYSKELNWDWRLVTSLIYQESKFNPNNSSWADALGLMQLMPATAEELGVTDRTNPEQSIKGGITYLKQIRENFESLADSVQKIKFTMAAYNCGLYHVIDAQSLAVKRGLDPDVWDENVEDMILELSLPKNYNDPVVNYGYVRGIEPYNYVRQIFERYQHYTQFIDE; from the coding sequence ATGATTTTAAAAACAACTTTTAAATTCCGTTACCGGCTATTACTAATACTGTCCTTTCTTATTGTGAGCTGTTCGCAGGAACAGAAAAACGATAAAGCTAGGTCAAAGTCTAATCCAATAGAATGGGATTTAAAGGAGATCAAAGAGACCGGCAAATTGAGAGCCTTAACAGTTTATAGCAGCACGACTTATTTTCTCTATCGCGGGCGCCCAATGGGTTATGAATATGAATTGCTGGAAAGATTTGTGGATTATTTAGACGTTTCGCTTGAATTGATTGTGGTTAAAAACGTGGACGAGTTATTCGAAAAACTCAATGCCGGCGAGGGAGATATAGTGGCACATGGATTAACCATTACCTCACTTCGAAAAAGGGAAGTCTCTTTCACCGATTATTTATATTTGACCAAACAGGTACTCGTGCAAAAGAAACCGGATAATTGGCGAACCATGCACTGGAATACATTAGAAAACGCTTTGATTGAGGATCCGATGGAACTTTTAAACGATACCGTTTCAATCCGACGCAATTCATCCTATAGCGAAAGAATTGTAAATCTATCGGAGGAGCTTGGCGGACAAATTTACGTGGATACCCTTCCTGGAGAAATGGCGACAGACGAAATCATAAAAGAAGTGGCTCGGGGAAATATTGAATACACCATTGCAGATCAGAATATCGCCAGCATTATGGCTTCGTATTACCCCATTTTAGATATTGATGTTCCGGTTAGTTTTTCGCAGCGAATAAGTTGGGCAACACGCCACAACTCACCTAATTTACTTAAAGCTACCAATGAGTGGTTGAAGGAACTGAAAAAGGAAGTGGATTATAATGTGATTTACAACAAGTATTTCAAAAACACAAGGGATTTCAGGCGACGGGTTAGAAGTGATTTTTATAGTTTGAATAATCAGGAAATAAGTCCGTATGACGACTTGATAAAAACTTATTCTAAGGAACTAAATTGGGATTGGCGATTGGTCACTTCGCTGATCTACCAGGAATCTAAATTTAACCCGAATAACAGCTCCTGGGCCGATGCACTAGGATTGATGCAGCTCATGCCGGCTACAGCTGAGGAGCTAGGAGTTACCGATAGAACCAACCCGGAGCAAAGTATAAAAGGGGGCATAACCTATTTAAAACAAATTCGGGAGAATTTTGAAAGCCTTGCAGACTCTGTCCAGAAGATTAAATTCACGATGGCAGCTTATAATTGCGGTTTGTATCACGTGATTGATGCCCAGAGCCTTGCTGTGAAAAGGGGATTGGATCCTGATGTTTGGGATGAGAATGTTGAGGATATGATTTTAGAATTAAGTTTACCCAAAAATTATAACGATCCGGTTGTTAACTATGGTTATGTTCGCGGAATAGAACCGTATAACTATGTACGCCAAATTTTCGAACGCTACCAACATTACACTCAGTTTATCGACGAATGA
- a CDS encoding PAS domain S-box protein, with the protein MEKKEIQKATEAESSLVPAENIQVLPVVGIGASAGGLEALERFFVNIPSNTGAAFVIIQHLDPNHKSILADLIKRYTKMEVLQIIDGVEVMPDTVYIIPPGSDVSLKNNKLILSSQPRPRTLRLPIDSFLKSLAHDKKDRAIGIILSGTGTDGTLGVRAIKSGNGIVFVQTPENAKYDGMPVSAISTGLADHILDADKMSEKLLNYLSYVTDETGNIPIPEEYSNNILTNIFNLLSTKTGHDFSYYKPNTIIRRIERRMKIAHVTKIEDYIAVLQKDATELETLFHDFLIGVTNFFRDRDAFEKLSSEIIPELFSKIKKGVPIRIWIPGCSTGEEAYSIAILFEEFMDTHSLNGYKVQIFATDIDRNALDKARQAVYPENIAADVPEQYLQKYFTLEDKVYVVNKPLRDIIVFAEQSVVKDPPFSKVDLVSCRNLLIYMSNELQERAISTFHYALNSRGYLFLGSSETLGKNRDIFTTKDKKWKLYQKNDVVPKRDYVSGLPSFAPAVKDKGKIEKVSAPEDKMTLKSITENKIIEHFTPAAVLVNNKQDILFFKGKTSAYLEPVQGVANMNVVEMAKPGIRVKLRVALSKAIRENKAVVEEKLHLKTDNTYKFINIHIQPVKPKSEESNLFLIVFEDITETEMFLSDDMHDFSNKDVNYIETLELELKQTKEYLQSVIEQSETTNEELKAANEELQSSNEELQSTNEELETSKEELQSINEELITVNTEHQNKIAELSDLNNDVNNLLTNTEIATIFLDVDLKIKKFTPKVTEFINLIAGDINRPIEDFVTKLNYPDFKEDIEHVVNTLNTVEKEIDSTQKSYICRMMPYRTLDNVVTGVVITFVDVTRLKAAEKELIQAKEHAEENEIRLILAQDLNNAGTWDWNIETNSFYWSDEFLKLFGMSKETEAGFDAWHKVIHPDDLELASKKIEESLKNNTELISNYRIILPNGDIRWIKSAGSTIYENDKPRRMIGLCFDITDVKQAEADLISAKDRIETSEKKYRQLFQNSPDSVIVHDLEMNIIDVNDRATAEFGYSREEFLQKKVFDLHPKEELPNSEDVLDTMKKKESLLVETKFHRKDGSLFLAEATPCKYLLEGKEIIQVVIRNITKLKEAETKMIQAKEKAEKSEKYLRDIINNIGDPIFVKDDKSRLLMVNSAFCEIFGISEVDVIGKTLAEDVALEEQAGFLKIDKQVIATGQENITEESLTVRGGEMKTISTRKTRFIDAKGNKYLIGVIRDITKRKQAELELTNAKEQAEKSEQSLLKNEARLKEVNATKDKFFSIIAHDLKSPFNSIIGFSEMLNRNALTYSPEKVQKLSGVVYQSSTLAFKLLDNLLEWSRLQSGAIEPDYVKVKPSDLIDEVNLIKQPIANSKNIRLQSVINADDLILADKEMVKTVLRNLISNALKFTHPEGIVKIETQSSGNDMLFMVSDTGIGIESKHLDKVFELDNKLSGTGTANEKGTGLGLILCAEFIKLLHGKIWVESELGVGSRFYFTIPKTERAYEK; encoded by the coding sequence ATGGAAAAGAAAGAAATACAAAAAGCAACCGAGGCGGAGTCTTCTCTCGTACCAGCTGAAAATATCCAGGTATTACCCGTTGTAGGGATCGGAGCTTCAGCCGGAGGTTTGGAAGCATTAGAGCGTTTTTTCGTAAACATACCTTCAAACACGGGTGCTGCTTTTGTAATTATCCAACACCTCGATCCGAACCATAAAAGTATTCTTGCCGACTTAATCAAGCGTTATACCAAAATGGAGGTCTTGCAGATTATAGACGGCGTTGAAGTAATGCCAGATACAGTTTATATCATCCCTCCGGGTTCTGATGTGAGTTTGAAAAACAATAAACTGATATTGAGTTCGCAGCCTCGTCCACGCACCTTACGGTTGCCAATTGATAGTTTTCTCAAATCGCTGGCGCACGATAAGAAAGACAGAGCCATAGGCATTATATTATCGGGGACGGGGACCGACGGCACGCTGGGAGTAAGAGCAATCAAGTCAGGAAATGGAATTGTATTTGTGCAAACACCCGAAAATGCCAAGTACGACGGAATGCCTGTTAGTGCAATTTCCACAGGTTTGGCAGATCATATTCTGGATGCCGACAAAATGTCGGAAAAACTACTGAACTATTTAAGCTACGTTACTGATGAAACTGGGAATATACCTATTCCTGAGGAGTATAGTAATAATATCCTAACCAATATATTTAATTTATTGAGTACAAAAACCGGTCATGATTTTTCGTACTATAAACCCAATACGATTATCCGGCGTATCGAACGTAGGATGAAAATTGCACATGTTACAAAAATTGAAGATTACATTGCTGTTCTGCAAAAAGACGCAACGGAGTTAGAAACTCTGTTTCATGATTTTTTGATTGGCGTAACAAATTTCTTCAGAGATCGTGACGCGTTCGAAAAACTTAGCAGCGAAATAATACCTGAACTATTTTCGAAAATCAAGAAAGGTGTCCCCATTCGAATCTGGATTCCCGGTTGCTCCACCGGGGAAGAAGCTTATTCGATCGCTATTCTGTTTGAAGAATTCATGGATACACATTCCCTAAACGGTTATAAGGTACAGATTTTTGCGACCGATATTGATAGAAACGCGCTTGATAAAGCCAGACAAGCGGTGTATCCCGAGAATATTGCTGCTGATGTCCCGGAACAGTATCTTCAAAAATATTTTACCCTCGAAGATAAAGTCTATGTCGTAAATAAGCCTTTGCGCGACATCATTGTTTTTGCCGAGCAAAGTGTTGTTAAAGATCCTCCGTTTTCAAAAGTTGATTTAGTTAGTTGTCGCAATTTGTTAATATATATGTCTAATGAATTGCAGGAGAGAGCTATTTCCACCTTTCATTATGCTCTGAACTCCAGGGGTTACTTATTTTTGGGTTCATCAGAAACACTGGGAAAAAACAGAGATATCTTTACTACAAAAGACAAAAAATGGAAGTTATATCAAAAAAACGACGTTGTTCCTAAACGGGATTACGTGAGTGGGCTGCCTTCGTTTGCTCCTGCCGTAAAAGATAAAGGTAAAATAGAGAAAGTTAGTGCTCCGGAAGACAAAATGACCTTGAAAAGTATAACAGAGAACAAAATTATTGAGCATTTTACTCCTGCTGCTGTCTTGGTGAACAACAAACAGGATATTCTTTTTTTTAAAGGCAAAACATCAGCCTATCTCGAGCCAGTACAAGGAGTTGCTAATATGAATGTGGTGGAAATGGCAAAACCCGGGATTCGTGTTAAGCTACGTGTTGCATTAAGCAAAGCAATTCGCGAAAACAAAGCAGTTGTTGAGGAGAAACTTCACCTAAAAACCGATAATACTTACAAGTTTATTAATATCCATATACAGCCTGTTAAGCCTAAAAGCGAAGAGTCGAACTTGTTTTTGATTGTATTTGAAGATATTACCGAGACGGAAATGTTTTTAAGTGATGATATGCACGACTTTAGCAACAAGGATGTCAATTATATTGAAACGTTGGAGCTGGAATTGAAGCAGACAAAAGAATATCTGCAATCGGTAATCGAACAATCCGAAACAACGAACGAAGAATTAAAGGCGGCCAACGAAGAGCTGCAATCGTCGAACGAAGAGCTGCAAAGTACCAACGAAGAGTTGGAGACATCAAAAGAAGAATTACAATCAATCAACGAGGAACTCATTACGGTAAATACCGAGCATCAGAATAAAATTGCTGAACTCTCGGATTTAAATAATGATGTTAACAATCTGCTCACGAATACCGAGATCGCCACAATTTTTCTGGACGTGGATTTAAAAATAAAGAAGTTTACCCCCAAAGTAACTGAATTTATAAACTTAATTGCGGGCGACATTAACCGGCCCATTGAAGATTTTGTTACAAAATTAAATTATCCCGATTTTAAAGAAGACATAGAGCATGTTGTAAATACTTTAAACACCGTAGAGAAAGAGATTGACAGTACTCAGAAGAGTTACATTTGCCGGATGATGCCTTATCGAACACTTGATAATGTCGTAACCGGGGTCGTCATCACGTTTGTAGATGTAACCAGATTAAAAGCAGCCGAAAAGGAACTAATTCAGGCCAAAGAGCATGCTGAAGAGAATGAAATCAGGTTGATACTAGCTCAGGATTTAAACAACGCAGGAACCTGGGATTGGAATATCGAAACCAATTCATTCTATTGGTCGGATGAGTTTTTAAAGCTCTTTGGAATGTCGAAAGAAACTGAAGCCGGTTTCGATGCATGGCACAAGGTGATACACCCTGACGATCTTGAATTGGCTTCGAAAAAAATAGAGGAAAGCTTAAAGAACAATACCGAACTAATAAGCAATTACAGAATTATTCTTCCTAATGGCGACATTCGCTGGATCAAATCCGCAGGGAGCACAATTTATGAAAACGATAAACCTAGAAGAATGATCGGCTTATGCTTCGATATTACTGATGTTAAGCAAGCTGAGGCCGATTTAATCAGTGCAAAAGATCGTATTGAAACAAGTGAAAAGAAATACCGACAACTTTTTCAAAACTCACCCGACTCAGTTATTGTCCACGACTTGGAAATGAATATCATTGACGTTAATGATAGAGCCACTGCGGAGTTTGGTTATTCGAGGGAGGAATTTCTTCAGAAAAAAGTGTTCGACTTGCATCCAAAAGAAGAGCTTCCCAATTCGGAAGACGTTTTGGACACGATGAAAAAGAAAGAATCTTTATTAGTCGAGACAAAGTTTCATAGAAAAGATGGATCGCTTTTTCTGGCCGAAGCGACACCATGTAAATACTTGCTTGAAGGAAAAGAGATTATTCAGGTTGTGATACGAAATATTACAAAACTGAAAGAAGCCGAAACCAAAATGATTCAGGCTAAAGAAAAAGCTGAGAAAAGCGAAAAGTACCTTCGTGATATTATCAACAATATTGGCGATCCCATTTTCGTAAAAGACGATAAAAGCAGGTTACTCATGGTTAATAGTGCTTTTTGTGAAATCTTCGGTATTTCAGAAGTTGACGTAATTGGAAAAACACTTGCCGAAGATGTTGCTCTGGAAGAACAAGCAGGTTTTCTAAAAATTGATAAGCAGGTTATTGCAACCGGGCAAGAGAATATAACAGAAGAATCGCTTACTGTAAGAGGAGGTGAAATGAAAACAATCTCGACCAGAAAAACTCGTTTTATTGATGCCAAAGGCAATAAATATCTTATCGGTGTAATTCGTGACATCACCAAACGGAAACAAGCTGAATTGGAGTTGACGAATGCCAAAGAACAAGCCGAGAAAAGCGAGCAATCGCTTTTAAAAAATGAGGCACGATTAAAGGAAGTGAACGCGACCAAGGATAAATTCTTTTCAATTATAGCACACGATTTAAAAAGTCCGTTTAACTCAATTATTGGTTTTAGCGAAATGTTGAATCGAAATGCCTTGACGTATTCGCCCGAAAAAGTTCAGAAATTGTCCGGAGTGGTTTATCAGTCATCAACACTGGCATTCAAACTATTGGATAATTTGCTGGAATGGTCAAGATTACAATCCGGAGCAATCGAACCTGATTATGTAAAAGTTAAGCCTTCCGACTTAATTGATGAAGTTAATTTAATTAAGCAACCTATTGCCAATTCAAAAAATATTCGACTACAATCTGTAATCAACGCTGACGATTTAATATTGGCCGATAAGGAGATGGTGAAAACAGTACTTCGGAATTTAATTTCCAACGCTTTGAAATTCACCCATCCGGAAGGAATCGTGAAAATTGAAACTCAAAGCAGTGGAAATGACATGCTGTTTATGGTATCAGATACCGGTATTGGTATTGAGAGCAAACACCTCGACAAAGTGTTTGAACTCGACAACAAATTATCGGGGACTGGTACTGCCAATGAGAAAGGAACCGGGTTGGGCTTAATACTTTGTGCGGAATTTATAAAGTTGCTCCATGGCAAAATTTGGGTAGAGAGCGAATTGGGAGTTGGAAGCCGGTTTTATTTCACAATCCCTAAAACTGAACGTGCTTATGAAAAGTAA
- a CDS encoding Crp/Fnr family transcriptional regulator: protein MQPLNKEDYPHYCDQLQVFINSTSPISDSSWDKMCSIMNFWRVKKGVRLLDYMEVESAVRFLGKGIVKCEDHYNDKTFVYDFRVAPIILSETVSLLNSTPSRITLETITECDFIELPRNPFVKMLFNDIDLTKFCAVGVVNYLGMTHYKQALLRTLDAQQRYKHFLKEYSSVALKAKLEDIASYIGVTQQSLSRIRKNVKWEENERELEALSSELEVVHGKLR, encoded by the coding sequence ATGCAACCTCTAAACAAAGAAGATTACCCCCACTATTGCGACCAACTTCAGGTGTTTATCAATTCAACGAGTCCTATTTCTGACTCTTCGTGGGATAAGATGTGCAGCATCATGAACTTCTGGAGGGTGAAAAAAGGAGTCCGCCTGTTGGATTATATGGAGGTAGAAAGCGCTGTTCGTTTCCTGGGAAAAGGCATTGTAAAGTGTGAAGATCACTATAATGACAAAACATTTGTTTATGATTTTCGGGTAGCTCCTATTATCTTGTCAGAAACGGTCTCTTTGCTAAATAGCACCCCTTCCCGCATTACATTGGAAACCATAACCGAATGTGATTTTATCGAACTTCCCCGCAATCCTTTTGTGAAGATGCTCTTTAACGATATTGATCTCACTAAATTTTGTGCTGTTGGTGTTGTCAACTATTTAGGAATGACACACTACAAGCAGGCCTTATTGCGTACTTTAGATGCCCAGCAAAGGTATAAACACTTTCTTAAAGAATACTCAAGTGTGGCTCTTAAGGCCAAGTTAGAGGATATTGCCTCTTACATCGGAGTTACACAACAAAGCCTTAGTCGAATTCGAAAAAATGTTAAGTGGGAAGAAAACGAAAGAGAATTGGAAGCTTTAAGTAGCGAATTGGAAGTTGTGCATGGAAAATTACGATAG